A region of Toxorhynchites rutilus septentrionalis strain SRP chromosome 1, ASM2978413v1, whole genome shotgun sequence DNA encodes the following proteins:
- the LOC129761441 gene encoding uncharacterized protein LOC129761441 has protein sequence MASAEASATPAAVVESSCVNCDRPDSFDNMVQCDTCNSWWHQCCAGVTGSVAERPWNCRQCSNEVLSIRTTSSTSRSARIALQVEKLKEQRELERKFIDDKYKLLEAGIEDEENTSQRSRVNRPASIDRVRRWIGENASHMEGAVGRAATATLPPSSLNQGEAAAINTVGPIPTVHKDQQVCSPLRHPSILSGRNPIQASEGKSLPPAVPTHGAAGIVGTGGEHVLQVEKATQLVRSSVLIPAPANNQPLGLPPAVVNKGAIPKVPSNQLWPLRNVPEGKNIPNPPVHPPPGKPHQSQPKRLPAESNKDNGILHSFIKQLENMIECQSMPIPPSNTAPPTRGTVPNYHPQPNVALPFGDVSNPILGGNEYTPTPSQLAARQVMPRDLPQFSGNPTEWPVFISSFQNSTLACGYTHAENLCRLQRSLKGAAYEAVQSRLLLPASIPHVMDTLYLLYGRPELLIHALLEKVRSVPAPKTDRLETLIDFGMAVQSLCDHLEAANQLAHLSNPSLLMELVGKLPAHVKMEWGTYLRNFPDVNLKTFGNFMSDVVISASKVTVYSGISGRTASGDKSKPKNRGAINAHSNEMEEVRTKEILCYACKKPGHRLQDCGTFKSLTVDDRWKCVQANRLCRNCLCSHGKRSCRRTSSCGTNGCPYRHHPMLHSTRTGNAFNRQLQPATGENHTHRQMEHHVFFRIIPVMLFGPSGIVNTFAFLDDGSSLTLIEEELVEQLGIEGESRPLCLMWTGNVTRNEKESKQVSLSISATGSHRRYALDDARTVKELCLPRQTLSYGVLENKYDHLRGLPVTSYVDAVPRLLIGINNLNLMVPVKVKEGNIREPVAAKTRLGWCIYGGHGEHGSRQTLNCHSCSCTNDEDLHNTVKHFFDLEEVATKSTIILMSEEEKRAQRILEETTVRIGNRYATGLLWKFDHIKFPDSYSMALRRLQCLEKRMDRDPKLRENLRRQLLEYQEKGYTHRATEAELASADKNRIWYLPLGVVVNPRKPEKVRLIWDAAAKVGGISLNSFLLKGPDQLTSLPAVLVRFRQFMVAVSADIKEMFHQILMRLMDRHSLRFLWRSDPSSPPEIFMMDVAIFGSACSPASAQFVKNKNAKEFEDQYPRAVEGIINNHYVDDSLESYASVHEAVRVSEEMRMIHENGGFQLRNWLSNSEEVLHRLGEKEPSGGKNISLDRKEYERVLGLLWLTKEDKLCLSMEVQQSIQRLINEGGRPTKRQVLKCLMGFFDPLGLWSVFLVHGKILLQDVWRSGTQWDEKINDAAFERWRKWTNLFQNIREIRIPRCYFENATNQHYKNLQLYIFVDASEAAYSAAAYFRITKPDGLVDCSLVVAKTKVAPLKPLSIPRLELQAAVLGVRLMQFVEESHTVKVQQRFLWSDSATVLAWLRSDHRRYKQFVACRVGELLTASDVREWHWVPSKHNPADLATKFGKGSCEDVSRVWFNGPGFLKDPESEWPRQRTITVSTEEELRPCHAHCKMFIPEMVFDLERFSRLSRLIRSAAYVHRWIANRRRRTKGEAVFVGHLRSEELLEGQRMLIRLAQWQVFTNEMVLLTRNQQSPAAQQIQLEKSSELYKLTPMLDEFGILRMDGRITAAPNVNESVKFPIILPRKYRLTYLLLDDYHRRFRHCNMETVVNEVRQHFHIPQLRVAVKQVAKSCQWCRTYKTEPCIPRMAPLPAARVTSFQRPFTNTGLDLFGPLLVKIGRSNTKRWIAVFTCLTIRAVHVEVVHSLSTRSCVEAIRRFVVRRGSPATIYSDNGTNFREASRLLQEQIEQLATTFTSSSTKWIFIPPGTPHMGGAWERMVRSIKTAMDDAYSIHGKLNDETLVTLVVEVEGIVNSRPLTYLPISSEESEALTPNHFLLGSSSGVRQQAEADDSVAVLQASFHQIQQHLDTFWRRWLREYLPTLNKRTKWFGDVKPVAAGDLVVIVDESTRNRWERGRILEVIRGSDGRIRQAIVQTARGLIRRSVGKLAVLEVDGEGKTESDDRFSFIENNCDMTEKPTINLPSLCDFPSPSRPCNSDVLYRIDVPRL, from the coding sequence ATGGCTAGTGCCGAGGCCAGTGCTACTCCCGCCGCTGTTGTTGAGTCCAGTTGCGTCAACTGCGACCGTCCGGACAGCTTTGACAACATGGTGCAGTGCGACACATGTAATTCGTGGTGGCACCAATGTTGTGCTGGAGTAACGGGATCTGTAGCGGAACGTCCGTGGAATTGCAGACAGTGCTCTAACGAAGTGTTGAGCATACGTACTACGTCATCGACATCAAGATCAGCTCGGATTGCACTGCAAGTCGAGAAACTGAAGGAGCAGCGGGAGCTAGAGCGCAAATTTATCGATGATAAATACAAACTTCTGGAGGCCGGAATCGAAGACGAGGAAAACACGAGTCAGCGGTCGAGAGTAAACAGACCAGCCAGCATCGACAGGGTAAGGAGGTGGATCGGGGAGAATGCGAGTCATATGGAAGGCGCCGTAGGTCGAGCAGCCACTGCGACATTGCCCCCCTCATCACTCAACCAAGGCGAAGCTGCTGCCATCAATACTGTCGGACCCATCCCAACTGTACACAAGGATCAGCAGGTGTGTAGCCCGCTGAGGCATCCGTCAATACTTTCGGGAAGAAATCCAATACAAGCGTCGGAAGGCAAGTCATTACCGCCTGCAGTGCCTACTCATGGAGCAGCTGGTATCGTAGGCACAGGTGGTGAGCACGTTCTACAGGTGGAGAAAGCGACACAACTGGTACGTTCATCAGTGCTGATTCCGGCGCCAGCAAATAACCAACCGTTGGGATTGCCCCCCGCGGTAGTAAATAAAGGAGCGATTCCCAAGGTACCATCCAACCAATTGTGGCCATTGAGGAACGTACCCGAAGGTAAAAACATCCCTAATCCCCCCGTACATCCACCACCAGGTAAGCCACATCAAAGCCAACCCAAAAGGCTACCTGCGGAGTCAAATAAAGATAATGGAATACTCCATTCATTCATTAAACAATTAGAGAACATGATTGAATGTCAGTCAATGCCAATTCCTCCAAGCAATACTGCCCCTCCAACAAGAGGTACAGTACCTAATTATCATCCACAGCCGAATGTTGCTTTGCCATTCGGTGATGTGTCGAACCCGATTTTGGGTGGTAATGAATATACACCCACCCCCTCGCAATTAGCCGCTCGGCAAGTGATGCCGCGAGATTTGCCTCAATTCTCAGGCAATCCAACAGAATGGCCTGTGTTCATAAGCAGTTTTCAGAACTCCACGCTTGCTTGTGGATACACCCATGCGGAAAATTTATGCCGTCTTCAACGCAGCCTGAAAGGCGCGGCTTATGAAGCGGTTCAAAGTCGCCTTCTCCTCCCAGCGTCAATTCCCCATGTCATGGATACTTTGTACCTGCTCTATGGAAGGCCTGAGCTGCTTATACACGCGTTATTGGAGAAGGTTAGATCTGTCCCTGCACCGAAAACCGATAGACTTGAAACACTAATCGATTTCGGTATGGCAGTTCAAAGTTTGTGCGATCATCTCGAAGCAGCGAATCAACTTGCTCATTTGTCAAATCCATCTCTGTTAATGGAGCTTGTGGGGAAGCTTCCAGCCCATGTGAAAATGGAATGGGGTACTTATTTACGAAATTTTCCGGATGTGAATTTGAAAACGTTCGGCAACTTTATGTCGGACGTTGTTATATCGGCAAGTAAGGTGACCGTGTATAGTGGTATCAGTGGTAGGACTGCATCCGGTGATAAATCGAAGCCGAAAAATCGAGGAGCCATTAACGCACACTCTAATGAAATGGAGGAGGTGCGAACCAAGGAGATCCTATGCTATGCCTGCAAAAAACCAGGACACCGGCTGCAAGACTGTGGAACTTTTAAATCGCTAACCGTTGACGATCGCTGGAAGTGTGTACAGGCCAACAGATTGTGTCGAAACTGTCTGTGTAGTCATGGGAAGAGAAGTTGTCGTCGAACGAGCTCATGTGGAACAAACGGCTGTCCATATCGCCACCATCCTATGCTTCACTCGACGAGAACCGGTAACGCATTCAACCGTCAACTACAACCGGCAACTGGGGAGAACCATACGCACAGGCAGATGGAGCACCATGTTTTCTTCCGTATCATTCCGGTGATGCTTTTCGGACCTAGTGGAATAGTAAATACATTCGCGTTTTTGGACGATGGATCGTCGCTGACGTTGATTGAGGAGGAACTGGTCGAGCAACTTGGCATCGAAGGGGAAAGCCGCCCATTATGTTTGATGTGGACGGGCAACGTGACCCGAAATGAGAAAGAATCAAAACAGGTGTCGTTGTCGATCTCTGCGACAGGTAGTCACAGAAGATATGCACTGGACGATGCTCGCACGGTTAAAGAGCTTTGTCTTCCGAGGCAAACGCTTTCGTACGGAGTACTGGAGAATAAATACGATCATCTTCGAGGACTTCCAGTAACCAGCTATGTGGATGCTGTTCCTCGGTTACTCAtaggaataaacaatttaaATTTGATGGTTCCTGTGAAGGTGAAGGAAGGAAATATTCGAGAACCAGTTGCAGCGAAAACGAGACTGGGTTGGTGCATATATGGAGGACATGGAGAACATGGTTCGAGGCAAACCCTCAACTGCCATTCTTGCAGCTGTACCAACGACGAAGATCTCCACAACACAGTTAAACATTTCTTCGATCTAGAGGAAGTCGCCACCAAGTCAACAATCATCCTCATGTCAGAGGAAGAGAAGCGCGCTCAGAGGATTCTGGAAGAAACAACCGTAAGAATCGGGAATCGGTACGCAACGGGACTTTTGTGGAAGTTCGACCATATTAAGTTCCCGGATAGTTACTCGATGGCCCTCCGTCGATTACAGTGTCTCgagaagaggatggacagagaTCCTAAATTACGCGAGAATCTTCGACGACAGCTCCTGGAATATCAGGAGAAAGGGTACACCCACCGTGCCACAGAGGCAGAATTGGCTAGCGCAGACAAAAACCGGATCTGGTACCTGCCACTCGGAGTGGTGGTGAATCCAAGAAAGCCTGAGAAGGTCCGTTTAATATGGGATGCTGCGGCTAAAGTGGGGGGAATATCTTTAAATTCCTTCCTACTAAAAGGACCAGATCAGCTGACGTCTTTGCCAGCAGTCCTGGTTCGATTCCGACAATTCATGGTGGCTGTTTCAGCGGACATCAAAGAGATGTTCCATCAAATACTGATGAGGTTGATGGACCGGCACTCCCTGCGGTTCCTTTGGCGTAGTGACCCTTCAAGTCCTCCAGAAATTTTCATGATGGATGTGGCAATTTTCGGATCTGCATGTTCCCCAGCGTCCGCACAattcgtgaaaaataaaaatgcgaAGGAGTTCGAAGATCAGTACCCCCGAGCAGTAGAGGGAATCATTAACAACCACTATGTGGACGACTCACTGGAGAGCTACGCCAGCGTGCACGAAGCAGTTCGCGTTTCCGAAGAGATGCGGATGATCCATGAGAACGGAGGATTTCAGCTGAGAAATTGGTTGTCAAACAGTGAAGAAGTGTTACATCGTCTTGGAGAAAAAGAGCCCTCTGGTGGCAAGAATATAAGCCTAGACAGAAAGGAGTATGAACGAGTGCTGGGATTGCTGTGGTTAACGAAAGAGGATAAACTGTGCTTGTCCATGGAAGTACAACAATCAATTCAAAGGTTGATCAATGAAGGAGGAAGACCGACGAAAAGACAAGTACTAAAGTGCTTGATGGGTTTTTTCGATCCGTTAGGATTATGGAGCGTATTCCTCGTTCATGGAAAAATTCTTCTACAAGATGTTTGGCGGAGTGGTACCCAATGGGACGAGAAGATCAATGATGCAGCATTCGAACGTTGGAGGAAGTGGACAAACCTGTTCCAGAATATCCGTGAGATTCGAATCCCTCGTTGCTACTTCGAGAATGCGACTAACCAACATTATAAAAATCTACAGCTGTATATTTTCGTTGACGCTAGTGAAGCAGCATATTCAGCAGCAGCTTATTTCCGGATTACGAAACCGGATGGGCTTGTGGATTGCAGTCTGGTAGTGGCGAAGACAAAAGTGGCCCCACTGAAACCTTTATCAATACCACGATTGGAGCTGCAAGCTGCAGTACTGGGAGTTCGATTGATGCAGTTCGTCGAAGAAAGCCACACCGTGAAAGTCCAGCAACGTTTTCTCTGGAGTGATTCAGCCACTGTCTTGGCTTGGCTGCGTTCAGACCATCGGAGATATAAGCAGTTCGTAGCATGTCGTGTCGGAGAATTACTAACCGCATCGGACGTCCGTGAATGGCATTGGGTGCCATCGAAACATAACCCTGCAGATCTGGCCACTAAGTTTGGTAAAGGTTCCTGTGAAGATGTATCTCGTGTTTGGTTCAATGGACCAGGATTTTTGAAAGATCCGGAGTCGGAGTGGCCTCGCCAGAGGACCATAACAGTATCTACCGAAGAAGAGCTGCGCCCATGCCACGCACATTGCAAGATGTTCATACCCGAAATGGTGTTTGATCTCGAACGTTTTTCTCGTCTGTCCAGGCTGATAAGGTCTGCCGCATACGTCCATCGATGGATCGCTAACCGAAGGCGCAGAACTAAGGGAGAAGCGGTGTTCGTAGGACATTTGAGATCGGAAGAGCTGCTAGAGGGACAACGAATGCTGATCCGTTTGGCACAGTGGCAGGTCTTCACAAATGAAATGGTGCTGTTGACACGTAACCAACAGAGCCCAGCAGCACAACAAATACAACTTGAAAAATCGAGCGAATTGTACAAGTTAACTCCCATGCTGGATGAATTCGGGATCCTGAGAATGGACGGGCGTATCACAGCAGCTCCGAACGTGAATGAAAGTGTAAAGTTTCCTATTATTCTTCCTAGGAAATACAGACTTACTTACCTGCTGTTGGACGATTACCATCGAAGATTTCGCCATTGTAATATGGAAACAGTGGTAAATGAGGTGCGCCAGCATTTCCACATTCCACAGCTAAGAGTGGCCGTGAAGCAGGTAGCGAAATCTTGTCAGTGGTGCAGAACATATAAGACGGAGCCGTGTATTCCTCGGATGGCTCCATTACCTGCGGCGCGAGTGACATCGTTTCAGAGACCGTTTACGAACACGGGCCTGGATCTCTTTGGACCACTACTGGTTAAGATTGGCAGGAGCAATACGAAGCGGTGGATTGCAGTTTTCACCTGCCTCACAATCCGTGCTGTCCACGTCGAGGTGGTGCATAGCCTAAGCACCAGATCATGTGTCGAGGCTATTCGGAGGTTCGTTGTCCGCCGTGGATCACCAGCAACGATATACTCGGATAACGGGACCAATTTTCGAGAAGCGAGCCGACTGCTGCAGGAACAGATCGAACAGCTAGCAACCACCTTCACTAGCAGTTCAACGAAATGGATTTTCATTCCCCCCGGCACTCCTCACATGGGGGGTGCATGGGAGCGCATGGTGCGCTCAATCAAAACGGCCATGGATGATGCTTATAGCATCCATGGAAAGCTGAATGACGAGACATTAGTTACATTGGTAGTAGAAGTGGAAGGAATCGTAAACAGCCGTCCACTAACATATTTGCCGATTTCGTCTGAGGAGAGCGAAGCATTGACTCCGAACCATTTTTTACTGGGAAGTTCAAGTGGAGTTCGCCAGCAAGCAGAAGCGGATGACTCTGTAGCAGTCTTGCAAGCGTCCTTTCATCAAATTCAACAACACCTGGATACGTTCTGGAGAAGATGGCTGCGAGAATATCTGCCGACCCTGAACAAACGTACGAAATGGTTTGGGGACGTAAAACCGGTAGCAGCAGGTGACTTGGTAGTGATCGTCGATGAGTCGACCAGAAACAGATGGGAGCGAGGTCGGATTCTTGAGGTCATTAGAGGAAGCGATGGGAGGATTCGTCAGGCTATAGTTCAAACTGCGAGGGGGTTGATTCGTAGATCTGTGGGTAAATTGGCAGTCTTGGAGGTAGATGGTGAAGGTAAAACTGAATCAGATGACCGATTTTCCTTTATCGAGAATAATTGTGACATGACGGAAAAGCCAACGATCAATCTTCCATCTCTTTGCGATTTTCCTTCTCCCTCTCGACCTTGTAACTCTGACGTCTTATATCGAATCGATGTGCCCCGACTGTAG